A genomic segment from Candidatus Borkfalkia ceftriaxoniphila encodes:
- a CDS encoding glycosyltransferase, with product MKITIVADVLGEENNGTTITAKRLIQHLKERGHAVRVISPSEEDGEGFIRVPKINFGIFNSYVAKNGVELAKPNEDMIRETIKDSDVVHILMPFFLGNVAIKMCRENGIPVTTAFHVQPENVSCHFGLQKSAFVNRRIYKFFHKHFYAYTEYIHCPTRFIAEELKKHGYKQDLRVISNGVDELYRAERGEKPERYRGKFCILSTGRLTKEKCQKLLIEAVKKSRHADEIQLFIAGQGPLLKKLVKAGEDLKNPPVIGFHPKEELVKMINYCDLYCHPSYAEIESIACVEAITCGLVPVISDSKKSAARYFALRPECLFSAGNSANLAQKIDYMIEHPEFRETLRTEYAEYAKQFALEKCIDEMEKMFTDAVEGKHR from the coding sequence ATGAAAATAACCATAGTCGCCGACGTGCTCGGCGAAGAAAATAACGGGACCACTATCACGGCGAAACGCCTCATTCAGCATTTAAAAGAGCGCGGGCACGCCGTGCGCGTGATTTCCCCTTCCGAAGAGGACGGGGAGGGGTTCATTCGGGTACCCAAGATCAATTTCGGAATTTTCAATTCGTACGTAGCGAAAAACGGCGTGGAACTTGCCAAACCCAACGAGGATATGATCCGCGAAACGATCAAGGACAGCGACGTGGTGCATATTCTGATGCCTTTTTTTCTCGGGAACGTGGCGATCAAAATGTGCCGCGAAAACGGGATCCCCGTTACCACGGCTTTCCACGTGCAGCCCGAAAACGTGAGTTGTCATTTCGGCCTGCAAAAGAGCGCGTTCGTCAACCGCCGCATCTATAAATTTTTCCATAAGCATTTTTACGCCTATACCGAATACATTCACTGCCCCACCCGATTTATCGCGGAGGAACTGAAAAAACACGGGTATAAACAGGATCTGCGCGTCATTTCCAACGGCGTGGACGAACTGTACCGCGCCGAGCGCGGCGAAAAACCCGAACGGTACCGCGGCAAATTCTGCATTCTCTCCACGGGGCGCCTGACCAAGGAAAAATGTCAGAAACTTCTGATCGAAGCCGTGAAAAAGTCGCGTCACGCGGACGAGATACAACTGTTCATCGCGGGACAGGGCCCGTTGCTCAAAAAACTCGTAAAGGCGGGCGAGGATCTGAAAAATCCGCCCGTCATCGGTTTTCATCCCAAGGAAGAGTTGGTAAAGATGATCAACTACTGCGATCTGTACTGCCACCCGTCGTATGCGGAGATCGAGTCGATCGCCTGTGTCGAGGCGATCACCTGCGGGCTGGTGCCCGTTATTTCCGACAGCAAAAAGTCGGCGGCGCGCTACTTCGCGCTGCGCCCCGAATGCCTGTTCAGCGCGGGCAACAGCGCGAACCTCGCGCAAAAGATCGACTACATGATCGAACATCCCGAATTCCGCGAAACGTTGCGCACGGAATATGCGGAATACGCAAAACAGTTCGCCCTGGAAAAATGTATCGACGAAATGGAAAAAATGTTTACCGACGCAGTCGAGGGAAAACACAGATAA
- a CDS encoding TetR/AcrR family transcriptional regulator: protein MHGNKQDKRSVRTCAAIESALLRLLGGRDINEITIKRLCEEADVNRTTFYLHYTSVFDVLENIREEIITRILKNYTVHKFPHGSEAYTDFLTAVREETERMPMLEEFLANSKEAAMFTQDLKYSFYERLHGALVKEASEDKKECCAYVTVFLCSGVIDAYILWLKNGKATPFEVLCKSFSALIKTGHACFMPHE from the coding sequence ATGCACGGCAACAAACAAGACAAACGCAGCGTTCGCACCTGCGCAGCCATCGAGAGCGCGCTTTTAAGGCTTCTCGGCGGCCGCGACATCAACGAGATCACGATCAAAAGGCTATGCGAGGAGGCGGACGTAAACCGCACTACGTTTTATCTGCATTATACCAGTGTTTTCGACGTTTTGGAAAACATTCGGGAAGAGATCATCACGCGCATTTTGAAAAATTATACCGTTCATAAATTTCCCCACGGCTCGGAGGCATACACCGATTTTCTGACTGCCGTGCGGGAAGAAACGGAGCGCATGCCCATGCTAGAAGAATTTCTGGCGAATTCAAAAGAGGCGGCGATGTTCACGCAGGATCTGAAATATTCTTTTTACGAACGGCTGCACGGCGCGCTCGTGAAAGAGGCGAGCGAGGACAAGAAAGAATGCTGCGCCTATGTGACCGTGTTTTTGTGTTCGGGCGTCATAGACGCGTATATTCTTTGGCTGAAAAACGGAAAGGCCACTCCTTTCGAAGTATTGTGCAAGAGTTTTTCCGCCCTCATCAAGACGGGGCACGCCTGCTTTATGCCCCACGAATGA
- the argS gene encoding arginine--tRNA ligase, whose translation MVKLIYYRNFEVDMDFKRHIAKKLNIEGIGEDELVSMLALPPNTEMGDFALPCFKFAKIFRKSPALIAEEIAKSVPADEFVSEVSAVNGYVNFKIDRDFWAKETLSRVLSEKERYGSSDEGTGKTVCIDYSSVNIAKPFHIGHLSTTVLGSSLYKLHKFLGYTPVGINHLGDYGTQFGKLISAFKRWGSREDVEKGGLRALNELYVRFHREAESNEALNDEARSYFKKIEEGDKESVALFEWFKELTLKDVSKIYKLLDVHFDSWAGESFYNDKMGPVIEELEEKGLLKESEGAKIVDLEAYGMPPCIILRSDGASLYATRDIAAALYRKQTYDFYKCLYVVAYQQNLHFKQLFKVLELMGKEWSKDLVHVAYGMVSLEEGAMSTRKGNVVYLEDVIDKCIQKAYEIISEKNPSLSDKEEIARTVGVGAVIFGALYNNKIKDITFSYDKVLNFEGETSVYVQYTCARANSVLSKGGEVSAYEAKDICPQEFELVKKISEFPELLSDALEKYEPSLIARYAVDLAQIYNKFYFDCKILGAEEKDKNFRLALTSATLQTLKNALALLGIGVPEKM comes from the coding sequence ATGGTAAAATTGATATATTACAGAAATTTCGAGGTCGATATGGATTTTAAACGGCACATCGCGAAAAAATTGAACATAGAGGGGATCGGGGAAGACGAACTCGTTTCCATGCTCGCCCTGCCGCCCAATACGGAGATGGGCGACTTTGCCCTGCCTTGCTTTAAATTTGCGAAAATTTTCAGAAAATCCCCCGCGCTCATCGCCGAGGAGATCGCAAAATCTGTTCCCGCGGACGAATTCGTGAGCGAAGTTTCGGCTGTGAACGGCTACGTCAATTTCAAGATCGACCGCGACTTCTGGGCGAAGGAAACGCTTTCGCGCGTCCTTTCCGAAAAGGAGCGCTACGGCTCTTCCGACGAGGGAACGGGCAAGACCGTCTGCATCGACTATTCCTCCGTCAACATCGCCAAGCCCTTTCATATCGGGCACCTTTCGACGACCGTTCTCGGAAGTTCGCTCTATAAACTGCATAAATTTTTGGGATATACGCCCGTGGGCATCAACCATCTGGGTGATTACGGCACGCAGTTCGGCAAACTCATATCCGCGTTCAAGCGCTGGGGCAGCCGCGAGGACGTGGAAAAGGGCGGCCTGCGCGCGCTCAACGAATTGTACGTCCGCTTTCATCGGGAAGCGGAATCGAACGAGGCGCTGAACGACGAGGCGCGTTCCTATTTCAAAAAGATCGAAGAGGGTGACAAGGAGAGCGTGGCGCTCTTCGAGTGGTTCAAGGAACTCACCTTGAAAGACGTCTCCAAAATTTATAAACTTTTGGACGTGCATTTCGACAGTTGGGCGGGTGAAAGTTTTTACAACGACAAAATGGGTCCCGTCATCGAAGAGTTGGAAGAAAAGGGGCTTTTAAAGGAGAGCGAGGGCGCAAAGATCGTCGATCTGGAAGCGTACGGCATGCCGCCGTGTATCATTCTGCGTTCGGACGGCGCGAGCCTGTACGCCACGCGCGACATCGCCGCGGCGCTGTACCGTAAGCAAACGTACGATTTTTATAAATGCCTGTACGTGGTCGCCTATCAGCAGAATCTGCACTTCAAGCAACTTTTCAAGGTGCTGGAACTGATGGGCAAGGAATGGTCGAAAGATCTGGTGCACGTGGCGTACGGCATGGTATCTTTGGAAGAGGGCGCCATGTCTACCCGCAAGGGCAACGTCGTGTATCTCGAAGACGTCATCGACAAGTGTATTCAAAAGGCGTACGAGATCATTTCCGAAAAGAACCCCTCCCTTTCCGACAAAGAGGAGATTGCCCGCACGGTGGGCGTGGGCGCGGTCATTTTCGGCGCGCTTTACAACAATAAGATCAAGGATATCACCTTTTCCTACGATAAAGTGCTCAATTTCGAGGGAGAAACGTCGGTCTACGTGCAGTACACCTGCGCCCGCGCGAACAGCGTTCTTTCAAAGGGCGGGGAAGTAAGCGCGTACGAGGCGAAAGATATCTGTCCGCAGGAATTCGAACTCGTCAAAAAGATATCGGAATTTCCCGAACTTCTTTCCGACGCGCTGGAAAAATACGAGCCTAGCCTGATCGCGCGCTACGCGGTGGATCTGGCGCAGATCTACAACAAATTTTATTTCGACTGCAAGATCTTGGGCGCGGAAGAAAAGGACAAAAATTTCCGTCTTGCGCTCACGAGTGCGACGCTGCAAACGCTGAAAAACGCGCTGGCTCTTCTGGGGATCGGCGTTCCCGAAAAAATGTGA
- a CDS encoding HAD family hydrolase, whose translation MVKAILFDLDGTLLDTLPDLNACMNAMLAHFGFPPVSMQDTRLFVGHGGREFTAMSLPENERHRLDECYAYYGDLHVHWDNGRTKMFEGESAFLQDIRARGVKTAIVTNKAQNTTEVLCRTLLREHAFDAVLGNSARYPVKPDPAGTQAILKQLGVSPAEAVFVGDGDTDVETAKNAGMRCVSVLWGYRTRDELVAAGADCFARDFKELTQKIFG comes from the coding sequence ATGGTAAAAGCGATACTTTTCGATCTGGACGGCACGCTTTTGGACACTCTGCCCGATCTCAACGCCTGTATGAACGCCATGCTCGCGCATTTCGGGTTTCCCCCCGTTTCCATGCAGGACACGCGCCTATTCGTGGGGCACGGCGGCCGCGAGTTTACGGCGATGTCGCTGCCCGAAAATGAACGGCACAGGCTGGACGAGTGCTATGCCTATTACGGCGATCTGCACGTGCATTGGGACAACGGGCGCACGAAAATGTTTGAAGGCGAATCTGCGTTTTTGCAGGATATACGGGCGCGGGGCGTCAAGACCGCGATCGTCACCAATAAGGCGCAGAATACGACGGAAGTGCTGTGCAGAACGCTTTTGCGGGAACACGCGTTCGACGCCGTTCTGGGCAATTCCGCCCGCTATCCCGTCAAACCCGATCCCGCGGGCACGCAGGCGATCCTGAAACAGTTGGGCGTTTCACCCGCGGAGGCGGTCTTCGTAGGCGACGGGGATACGGACGTCGAAACCGCGAAAAACGCGGGAATGCGCTGCGTGAGCGTACTTTGGGGCTACCGCACGCGCGATGAACTCGTCGCGGCGGGCGCCGACTGTTTCGCGCGGGATTTCAAAGAACTGACGCAAAAAATATTCGGATAA